One window from the genome of Pedobacter schmidteae encodes:
- a CDS encoding glycoside hydrolase family 3 N-terminal domain-containing protein, which yields MRFIQYIPFLFIISHALTLNAQEKSGYIPLTQQEKQKVEMLLSKMTLEEKAHQLASFYPNANKRLSIPHMQAGEALHGIVAAGATSFPQAISLASSWDPSLVERVAATIAKEARAVGIHHCYTPMLGVLRDARWGRFEEGYGEDAYLVSKIGVAFIKGLQGVGKDKFNRDHVVATAKHFVADSEPLLGANGAAVEISLRSLHEVHLPPFRAAVQEAQVGSVMPAHHTLNGIPCHINTYTLNDVLRKEYGFDGLGVSDNNDLRWVQDRLFATEAREETIKKSLEAGVHTELAFKQTWANKRMYGPPLVAAVKNGKVPQQLLDDAVRKVLEFKIALHLDEEENPLGKEMTELQKGAKDADVNADVFFSQIDGSLSSPRSDWKSVLNNPAHDALALEAARKSIILLKNANGLLPFKKDQFKKIAVIGPNADTVRLGTYSTQQPKHFITVREGIATAVGKNVEVLYAKGTNIQQPKVNQIAEAVVVAQQADVCVLVLGDDDKTVMENVDRDDITLPGDQDKLMQAIVATGKPVVLVLLHGRPAAIQWAKDHVPAILDGWFLGQETGRVVAEAIFGDINPSGKLTVTYPRNVGQVPAFYNTLIPGRPRMMWGTAEGATYPFGYGISYTQFKYGELKLSKPVMTTGETISVAVEISNTGKMAGDEIVQLYLRDDVSSLARPIKELKAFKRISLKAGETQKVVFPISTQALEFWKDGKWITEPGSFTVMVGPGSEEFKAVKLQLK from the coding sequence ATGAGGTTCATTCAGTACATACCATTCTTATTTATAATCTCGCATGCTTTAACTCTAAATGCACAGGAAAAAAGTGGCTACATTCCCTTAACGCAACAGGAAAAACAAAAAGTTGAAATGTTGTTGAGCAAGATGACTTTGGAAGAAAAAGCACATCAGCTGGCCTCATTTTATCCAAATGCCAATAAAAGATTAAGCATCCCGCATATGCAGGCGGGTGAAGCTTTACATGGTATTGTTGCAGCTGGAGCTACCTCATTTCCTCAGGCCATCTCGTTAGCCAGTTCCTGGGATCCTTCACTGGTAGAACGGGTAGCAGCTACAATCGCAAAGGAAGCCAGGGCTGTAGGTATCCATCATTGTTATACGCCTATGCTTGGGGTGTTACGTGATGCGCGTTGGGGGCGTTTTGAAGAAGGTTATGGAGAAGATGCTTACCTGGTAAGTAAAATAGGAGTAGCTTTCATCAAAGGTTTACAAGGCGTGGGAAAAGACAAGTTCAACAGAGACCATGTCGTCGCCACAGCCAAGCACTTTGTCGCGGATAGCGAACCATTGCTAGGGGCTAATGGCGCAGCTGTCGAAATATCCCTGCGAAGTTTACATGAAGTTCACCTTCCGCCTTTCAGAGCAGCGGTGCAGGAAGCTCAGGTTGGTTCTGTAATGCCTGCACATCATACTTTAAATGGTATTCCCTGTCACATCAACACTTATACCTTAAACGATGTGCTGCGTAAAGAGTATGGCTTCGATGGACTTGGGGTGTCAGATAACAACGATTTAAGATGGGTTCAGGATCGTTTATTTGCCACAGAAGCCAGAGAAGAAACCATTAAGAAAAGCCTTGAAGCAGGTGTACATACCGAACTTGCATTTAAACAAACCTGGGCCAATAAAAGAATGTATGGACCTCCATTGGTCGCCGCAGTAAAAAACGGCAAAGTTCCACAACAACTGCTGGATGATGCCGTCAGAAAAGTCCTTGAATTTAAAATCGCCCTACATCTTGATGAAGAAGAAAATCCCCTGGGTAAAGAAATGACAGAACTACAGAAAGGAGCCAAAGATGCAGACGTAAATGCAGATGTGTTCTTTTCTCAGATAGACGGTTCATTATCAAGCCCAAGATCAGATTGGAAATCTGTATTGAACAATCCAGCACATGATGCCCTCGCGCTGGAGGCGGCAAGAAAGAGCATTATCCTTTTGAAAAATGCAAACGGCCTTCTGCCCTTTAAAAAGGACCAGTTTAAAAAAATAGCTGTCATAGGACCCAATGCCGACACTGTTCGCCTGGGGACCTATTCTACACAACAACCTAAACATTTTATTACTGTCAGGGAAGGCATAGCAACTGCGGTTGGTAAGAATGTGGAGGTGTTGTATGCAAAAGGTACAAATATTCAGCAGCCTAAGGTAAACCAGATTGCCGAAGCAGTGGTCGTTGCACAACAGGCGGATGTCTGTGTACTGGTGTTGGGAGATGATGACAAAACAGTAATGGAGAACGTAGACAGGGATGATATTACCTTGCCTGGTGACCAGGATAAATTGATGCAGGCCATCGTTGCAACCGGCAAACCTGTTGTACTGGTATTATTGCACGGTCGGCCTGCTGCCATACAATGGGCAAAAGATCATGTCCCTGCAATTCTGGATGGCTGGTTTCTGGGACAGGAAACAGGAAGGGTAGTTGCCGAAGCCATTTTTGGAGATATCAATCCTTCAGGTAAATTAACGGTTACCTATCCCCGAAATGTGGGCCAGGTCCCGGCATTCTACAACACTTTGATTCCTGGTCGGCCAAGAATGATGTGGGGGACTGCAGAGGGAGCTACCTATCCTTTTGGATATGGTATCAGCTATACCCAGTTTAAGTATGGCGAGCTTAAACTTTCTAAACCAGTGATGACTACCGGAGAGACTATTTCTGTAGCAGTGGAGATTAGCAATACAGGAAAAATGGCAGGCGACGAGATTGTGCAGCTATATCTTCGTGATGATGTATCCTCTCTGGCGCGTCCCATTAAAGAACTAAAAGCTTTCAAGAGAATAAGTTTAAAAGCTGGAGAAACTCAAAAAGTAGTTTTTCCCATATCCACACAGGCATTAGAGTTTTGGAAAGATGGAAAATGGATTACGGAGCCAGGTAGCTTTACAGTTATGGTAGGGCCTGGTTCAGAAGAATTTAAAGCTGTTAAACTTCAGCTAAAGTGA
- a CDS encoding DUF2264 domain-containing protein yields MYRRHFLSLIPPATLIGLGLDADAKQPEEKKMELKADAENRKYWVNVLTKIADPVLQHLSRGTLKIHMPIEVNPKSTYDRSTVTYLEAFGRLMAGMAPWLELGPDESEEGKLRAKYLVLARESLAHAVNPSSADFMQFTSQKYEQALVDASFLAHALIRAPKQLWEPLSAKAKSDIINALKSTRNIKPTYNNWLLFMAMIEAFLMQIGEDGDVVRIDYAVKKLEEWYKGDGIYGDGPKFHFDYYNSFVIHPMLIDVIKIMVDKGLEKQEVYDTILKRAVRYADIQERSISPEGTFPPVGRSLVYRFGALQGLAQIALMKQLPPSISPQQVRGAMSLVIQRMIEAPGTFDSKGWLTIGFCGHQIDLGEYYMSTGSLYLCTVGLLPLGLPPKDAFWTAAPEPWTAKKIWGGVNMPADHSIP; encoded by the coding sequence ATGTACAGACGCCACTTTTTATCTTTAATACCTCCTGCAACCTTAATCGGACTTGGTCTGGATGCTGATGCTAAACAGCCGGAAGAAAAAAAAATGGAGCTTAAAGCAGATGCGGAAAATAGAAAGTATTGGGTAAATGTACTTACCAAAATCGCCGATCCGGTATTACAGCATTTGAGCCGTGGAACGCTGAAAATACACATGCCGATTGAAGTTAACCCCAAAAGTACTTACGATCGGAGTACGGTAACTTATCTGGAAGCATTTGGTCGTTTAATGGCAGGAATGGCCCCTTGGTTGGAACTTGGCCCCGATGAAAGCGAAGAAGGAAAACTAAGGGCTAAGTATCTGGTTCTGGCTAGAGAAAGTCTGGCCCATGCGGTCAACCCTTCCTCGGCAGATTTCATGCAATTCACATCCCAAAAATACGAACAGGCATTAGTCGACGCCTCTTTTTTAGCACATGCGCTGATAAGGGCTCCCAAACAACTGTGGGAGCCCTTATCAGCAAAAGCGAAAAGTGACATCATCAATGCGCTTAAATCCACGCGCAACATTAAGCCAACCTATAACAACTGGCTATTATTTATGGCAATGATAGAAGCTTTTCTAATGCAAATTGGGGAAGACGGTGACGTAGTCAGAATAGATTATGCCGTTAAAAAATTGGAGGAATGGTATAAAGGAGACGGGATATACGGAGACGGGCCGAAGTTTCATTTTGACTATTACAACAGTTTTGTCATACACCCAATGCTCATTGACGTTATAAAAATAATGGTCGACAAAGGCCTGGAGAAACAGGAAGTATACGATACCATTTTAAAAAGAGCGGTAAGGTATGCGGATATCCAGGAAAGGTCTATTTCACCTGAAGGAACATTTCCGCCGGTAGGCAGATCACTTGTGTACCGTTTTGGCGCATTACAAGGATTGGCACAGATAGCGCTAATGAAACAGTTGCCGCCATCCATTAGTCCACAACAAGTAAGAGGAGCCATGTCGCTCGTTATTCAGCGGATGATCGAAGCTCCCGGGACGTTCGATAGCAAGGGCTGGCTTACCATAGGATTTTGCGGTCATCAGATAGATCTTGGAGAATATTATATGTCGACCGGAAGTTTGTATCTGTGTACAGTGGGATTACTTCCCCTGGGCTTACCTCCAAAAGATGCATTTTGGACTGCAGCACCGGAACCCTGGACGGCAAAAAAAATCTGGGGAGGAGTAAATATGCCTGCCGACCATTCTATTCCCTGA
- a CDS encoding TonB-dependent receptor, with protein sequence MRKIPILLACILMCSINSVLAAHSKMERVFNHNTNIDTYRQTTQRVVTGTIYDESGLTLPGATVKVKGSERGAVTNIDGKYTIQINSDTEILIFSYIGYISQQITIGDQKILDVKLLPNPKNALDEVSVVAFGVQKKESVIGSITTVKPGDLKVPSSNLTTALAGRVAGVIAYQRSGEPGADNADFFVRGITTFGTNTKPLILIDGIELTTTDLARLQTDDIATFSIMKDATATALYGARGANGVILVTTKQGVAGKAKVSLRVENSASAATSNVELADPVTYMKLANEATATRSAITPIPYLEDKIENTANGVNPLIFPANDWRKMMFKDYATTQRYNLNVSGGGTVARYYVAGSFSKDNGLLKVDNKNNFNNNIDFKTYSLRSNVNIDLTKSTELIVRLSGNFDDYNGPIDGATSMYRKVMRSNPVLFPAYYPLDEDHKFVRHIMFGNSGLTNAFVNPYADMVRGYRDESRSQMLAQLELKQGLSAITEGLSARAMVNLTRTSNFSYSRASNPFYYQLAGYDLLTNQYSISQSNTTGTEYLGFTEGPKTLNSTFYFESTVNYNRTFASKHEVGGLLVMIARESLGGANAQNIFQSLPSRNLGISGRTTYAYDRRYFAEFNFGYNGSERFAENNRFGFFPSAGLAWSASNEKFFKPLKKVVTNLRFRYTYGLVGNDQIGDVDDRFFYLSNTDLNNVGRRGVFGRDLNEIKNGVVVLRYANPNITWERATKQNVAMELSLFGKANVVAEYFTEKRDNILMSRASIPNTMGLSSVSRSNLGKANGRGVDISLDMQHAWSKDLWLSVRGNFTYATSKYEVYEEPQYAEPWKYRVGNSLQQNFGYIAERLFIDDQEAANSPRQEFGGVYGGGDIKYTDVNRDGKVNEADMVPIGNPTVPEVVYGFGFSVSYKKFDFSAFAQGSSNQSFWIDPAATAPFVPFYYNTTEQNSGIQYTNQLLQAYADSYWSEENRNVYATLPRLSNTPNANNSQVSTWYMRNAAFLRLKQVEVGYTFPKSLVDRIKAANFRIYASATNLLMFSNFKIWDSEMAGNGLGYPLQKVFNLGLNLTF encoded by the coding sequence ATGAGAAAAATACCCATTCTTCTTGCATGTATACTAATGTGCAGCATCAATTCGGTGCTGGCAGCCCATTCAAAAATGGAGCGTGTTTTTAACCACAACACCAACATTGATACCTACAGACAAACCACGCAGCGTGTAGTTACCGGAACGATATATGATGAAAGCGGGCTTACCCTTCCAGGAGCTACCGTCAAAGTAAAAGGTAGTGAACGTGGAGCCGTCACTAACATTGATGGAAAATATACCATTCAAATTAACAGCGATACAGAAATATTGATTTTTTCCTATATCGGTTACATCAGTCAACAAATCACCATCGGTGATCAAAAAATATTAGATGTCAAATTATTACCTAATCCTAAAAATGCCTTAGACGAAGTTTCCGTGGTGGCTTTTGGTGTCCAAAAAAAGGAGAGTGTGATCGGTTCCATCACCACCGTAAAACCTGGGGACCTTAAAGTTCCCTCCAGCAACCTTACCACAGCACTTGCCGGCCGGGTGGCGGGGGTAATTGCTTACCAGCGTAGTGGAGAGCCAGGCGCCGACAATGCGGACTTCTTCGTACGGGGGATCACCACCTTTGGTACCAATACCAAACCACTGATCCTGATTGACGGAATCGAGTTGACTACGACAGACCTGGCAAGGTTACAAACAGACGATATCGCTACGTTTTCAATTATGAAAGATGCCACCGCAACGGCACTTTACGGTGCACGTGGTGCCAATGGTGTTATCCTTGTGACCACCAAACAGGGGGTAGCAGGTAAGGCAAAAGTTTCCTTAAGAGTAGAGAACTCTGCCAGCGCCGCAACCAGCAATGTTGAACTGGCCGACCCTGTAACCTATATGAAACTGGCCAACGAAGCAACGGCCACAAGAAGCGCGATCACACCGATCCCTTACCTGGAAGATAAAATTGAAAATACCGCAAACGGGGTCAACCCATTAATTTTTCCTGCCAATGACTGGAGGAAAATGATGTTTAAAGATTATGCGACTACACAACGCTATAATTTAAATGTAAGCGGAGGCGGTACCGTAGCACGCTATTATGTTGCGGGATCTTTTAGTAAAGACAATGGATTGCTTAAAGTAGACAATAAAAACAATTTCAATAACAATATTGACTTCAAAACATATTCCTTACGATCTAATGTTAATATTGACCTCACCAAATCTACGGAGTTAATCGTTCGTCTGAGTGGAAATTTTGATGATTACAATGGCCCGATTGATGGTGCAACATCCATGTACAGAAAGGTGATGCGCTCCAACCCTGTGCTTTTTCCAGCCTACTATCCGCTGGATGAAGATCATAAATTTGTCAGACACATCATGTTTGGAAACTCGGGATTAACCAATGCTTTTGTAAATCCTTATGCGGATATGGTGAGGGGCTATCGCGATGAAAGCCGATCTCAGATGCTGGCGCAACTTGAACTCAAACAAGGCTTGTCGGCGATTACAGAAGGACTTTCCGCACGGGCGATGGTGAACTTAACCAGAACCTCCAATTTCAGTTACTCCAGAGCTTCTAATCCATTCTATTATCAACTTGCCGGCTATGATCTATTGACCAATCAATATTCAATCTCCCAGTCAAATACGACAGGTACGGAATATCTGGGCTTTACTGAAGGCCCGAAGACTTTAAATTCTACGTTTTATTTTGAATCCACCGTAAATTATAACAGGACTTTTGCTTCCAAACATGAAGTAGGTGGGTTATTGGTCATGATTGCCAGGGAAAGTCTTGGTGGTGCCAATGCACAGAATATATTCCAATCCCTGCCTTCGAGAAATTTAGGCATTTCCGGTCGCACAACCTACGCCTATGACAGGCGATATTTTGCTGAATTTAACTTCGGATATAATGGATCAGAAAGATTTGCAGAGAACAACCGATTTGGGTTTTTTCCTTCCGCAGGCTTAGCCTGGAGTGCTTCCAATGAGAAATTCTTTAAACCCTTAAAAAAGGTGGTGACGAACCTGAGGTTCCGCTATACTTACGGCCTTGTGGGTAATGATCAGATCGGCGATGTCGATGACCGTTTCTTTTATTTGTCCAACACAGATTTAAACAATGTCGGTCGGAGGGGAGTTTTTGGAAGAGATCTCAACGAAATCAAAAATGGGGTGGTGGTATTGAGGTACGCCAATCCAAATATTACCTGGGAACGCGCAACCAAACAAAATGTGGCGATGGAATTGAGCCTGTTTGGAAAAGCCAATGTCGTTGCTGAATATTTCACAGAAAAACGGGACAATATCCTCATGTCGAGAGCTTCCATTCCGAATACCATGGGGCTTTCGTCCGTTTCCAGATCTAATTTAGGTAAAGCAAATGGTAGAGGTGTGGATATTTCATTAGACATGCAACATGCCTGGTCCAAAGATTTATGGCTCTCTGTACGTGGAAACTTTACCTATGCAACCAGTAAATATGAGGTATATGAAGAACCTCAATATGCAGAGCCATGGAAATACAGGGTCGGGAACTCTTTGCAGCAGAATTTTGGATACATAGCAGAACGTCTGTTTATAGATGATCAGGAAGCAGCGAATTCACCCCGACAAGAGTTTGGTGGAGTATATGGAGGTGGCGATATCAAATATACAGATGTAAACCGGGATGGTAAAGTGAACGAAGCCGATATGGTGCCTATTGGAAATCCTACAGTTCCAGAAGTGGTTTATGGATTTGGTTTTTCGGTAAGTTATAAAAAGTTCGACTTTTCTGCATTTGCCCAAGGCTCATCTAATCAGTCATTTTGGATTGATCCGGCCGCAACCGCACCTTTTGTCCCATTCTATTACAACACCACAGAACAGAATTCCGGAATTCAGTATACCAATCAATTGTTACAGGCCTATGCCGACAGCTATTGGTCTGAAGAGAATCGAAACGTTTATGCCACCTTACCCAGACTCAGCAATACACCAAACGCGAATAATAGTCAGGTGAGTACATGGTACATGCGTAATGCAGCCTTTTTACGGCTAAAACAAGTTGAAGTTGGTTACACTTTTCCTAAAAGCTTAGTGGATCGTATCAAAGCCGCTAACTTCCGAATTTATGCCAGTGCAACCAATTTGTTGATGTTCAGTAATTTCAAAATATGGGATTCTGAAATGGCTGGAAACGGCTTAGGCTATCCCTTGCAAAAAGTTTTCAACCTGGGCCTCAACTTAACCTTTTAA
- a CDS encoding RagB/SusD family nutrient uptake outer membrane protein: protein MKYLRKGSWCLKAAILIFFSAFSSCKKYLDIIPDNIPTIDNSFTMRSEAEKYLYTCYAYMPKDGNLEQDPSLLGGDEIWAIDGPPRPTFNHRMFDIAQGRQATVNPKGDSSSPLDTYSIWVNLYRGLRDCNIFLENIGKVPDLREEERNQWIAEVKFLKAYYHFYLVRMYGPIPLIKENLPVEVDISKVKISRAPVDECFAYIVQLLNEAKDDLPPIVNDPVKMLGRITKPIAYALKAKVLVTFASPLYNGNTEQATLKNPDGLKLFNQQYVATRWDDAVLACKEAIEVCEGAGHRLYKFDRASSTSVLTDQIVQQLSIRNAFAERWNTEVIWGNSQSLSANIQLIATPNVDFRYQDNSVIGYELAPPLKIADMFYSKNGIPIEEDASWNVNQPAIKAGTTADQRYIKLNYETSSTNFDREPRFYANLGFDGGVWYGQGYYNDAVPTGTYYVSAKKGQPNGKGKPDYGSVTGYFIKKYVHFQNTQGAGNEYSINNYPWPIFRLAQLYLLYAEALNEKDGPGNEVYKYINLVRERAGLQTVELAWSTYSTNKTKYTTQLGLRAIIHRESLIELAFEGARFWDLRRWKEAPQEYVKPIQGWDIEQATAALYYRRKLIFSPRFGLKDYFWPIRDNNILNNRNLVQNIGW from the coding sequence ATGAAATATTTAAGAAAAGGAAGCTGGTGTTTAAAAGCAGCCATCCTTATTTTTTTCTCTGCATTCAGCTCTTGTAAAAAGTATTTGGATATCATTCCTGATAACATTCCGACGATCGACAATTCATTTACCATGCGATCCGAAGCGGAGAAATATTTATATACCTGTTACGCTTATATGCCTAAAGACGGGAATCTGGAGCAGGACCCGTCGCTGTTAGGCGGAGATGAGATCTGGGCGATAGATGGCCCGCCAAGACCTACGTTTAACCATCGCATGTTCGACATCGCACAGGGAAGGCAAGCTACCGTGAATCCAAAAGGTGACAGCAGTTCACCGTTAGATACGTATAGCATCTGGGTCAATCTTTACCGGGGATTGCGGGATTGTAACATCTTCCTGGAAAATATTGGTAAGGTTCCTGATCTTCGTGAAGAGGAAAGAAACCAGTGGATCGCAGAAGTGAAATTTTTGAAAGCATACTACCACTTTTACCTGGTACGCATGTATGGTCCCATTCCGCTGATCAAAGAAAATTTGCCCGTTGAAGTTGATATCTCTAAAGTGAAAATTTCAAGAGCACCGGTAGATGAGTGTTTTGCTTACATCGTACAATTGCTCAATGAGGCTAAAGATGATCTGCCGCCAATTGTTAACGATCCCGTGAAAATGCTGGGCAGGATTACCAAACCCATCGCTTATGCTTTAAAGGCTAAAGTTTTAGTTACTTTCGCTAGCCCGCTCTATAATGGAAATACAGAACAGGCAACTTTGAAAAATCCAGATGGCCTGAAGTTGTTCAACCAGCAATATGTGGCAACGCGTTGGGATGATGCGGTGTTGGCCTGTAAAGAAGCAATAGAAGTTTGTGAAGGCGCAGGACATCGTTTGTATAAATTCGATAGGGCCAGCTCCACTTCTGTACTAACAGACCAGATCGTACAGCAATTGAGCATCAGGAATGCTTTCGCAGAAAGGTGGAATACAGAAGTAATTTGGGGGAATAGCCAAAGTTTATCTGCTAATATTCAGCTCATCGCTACGCCAAATGTTGATTTTCGGTACCAGGACAATAGTGTTATCGGTTATGAACTTGCACCACCATTGAAAATTGCAGACATGTTCTATTCCAAAAATGGAATCCCGATAGAAGAAGATGCCAGCTGGAATGTCAATCAGCCTGCTATAAAGGCGGGGACCACAGCTGATCAGCGTTATATCAAGCTGAACTATGAAACTTCATCAACAAATTTCGACCGTGAACCCCGTTTTTATGCAAACCTGGGATTTGATGGTGGCGTGTGGTATGGTCAGGGCTATTATAACGATGCGGTACCAACCGGTACGTATTACGTTTCTGCTAAAAAGGGACAGCCCAATGGTAAAGGCAAGCCCGACTATGGCTCGGTAACCGGCTATTTTATCAAAAAGTATGTGCATTTTCAGAATACACAAGGTGCAGGAAATGAATACAGCATCAACAATTACCCATGGCCTATATTCCGACTGGCACAATTGTATCTCCTGTATGCCGAAGCTTTGAATGAGAAGGATGGGCCAGGAAACGAAGTGTATAAATACATTAATTTGGTCCGTGAAAGAGCTGGATTGCAAACAGTGGAACTAGCCTGGTCTACTTATTCAACAAACAAAACCAAGTATACAACGCAGCTGGGTTTGAGGGCCATTATTCATAGGGAGTCCTTAATAGAACTCGCCTTTGAAGGTGCTCGTTTCTGGGACCTCAGGAGGTGGAAAGAAGCACCGCAGGAATATGTTAAGCCCATACAAGGTTGGGATATTGAACAGGCGACAGCTGCACTTTATTATCGCAGGAAGCTGATCTTTTCTCCAAGGTTCGGATTGAAAGACTATTTCTGGCCGATTAGGGACAACAACATATTAAACAATAGAAACCTCGTTCAAAACATAGGTTGGTAG
- a CDS encoding DUF5000 domain-containing lipoprotein yields MKKILYIAFTLLTTLSLHGCKEDPRLDHTNPDAPAPQRVTDFKHENTPGGANITYKLNTDLNLAYVKAIYEIQPGVFKESKSSIYTDTLKLEGFGEVKEYDVKIISVGRNAKESEPVIVKINPLAPPVALAFNDLTMEAGFGGVKIKLKNDLQANLAIVIDADTTGNGLLRPLQTFYTKSAAGSFSVRGLSATQKKFSVYLRDRWGNKSLAIVKDLTPLFEQRVPKPFGMYALPTDQAALSTNVLANIWDGLVNTSIYASANNSPIPQWFTIDLKVPVVLSRMKAHQRTSPYTYTGANVKVFELYGSNAPALDGSWASWTLIGKFDSFKPSGPGVLTTEDHNYAFINGEDFEMPEIPPAYRYLRFKTLETWGGTGQVTIAEVTFWGKL; encoded by the coding sequence ATGAAAAAAATATTGTACATCGCCTTTACATTGCTAACCACATTGAGCCTGCATGGCTGTAAAGAAGATCCAAGGTTAGACCACACTAACCCCGATGCGCCTGCACCACAACGAGTGACCGATTTTAAACATGAAAATACGCCTGGAGGAGCAAACATTACTTATAAATTAAATACAGATCTCAACTTAGCCTATGTGAAAGCCATATATGAGATTCAGCCCGGAGTATTTAAGGAGTCGAAATCTTCCATTTATACTGACACCCTGAAGCTGGAAGGTTTCGGAGAAGTCAAAGAATATGATGTGAAAATCATCAGTGTCGGTAGAAATGCGAAAGAATCGGAACCCGTAATTGTCAAAATAAATCCATTAGCTCCACCTGTTGCATTGGCATTCAATGACCTGACTATGGAAGCCGGTTTCGGGGGCGTTAAAATCAAACTTAAGAATGACCTGCAAGCAAATCTTGCCATCGTTATTGATGCTGATACTACAGGCAATGGCCTTTTAAGACCTTTGCAAACTTTTTATACAAAATCTGCTGCTGGTTCTTTTTCAGTCAGAGGGCTTTCCGCCACTCAGAAAAAGTTTTCCGTGTACCTCAGGGACCGTTGGGGTAATAAATCACTGGCAATCGTAAAGGACCTGACACCGCTGTTCGAACAGCGTGTGCCTAAGCCTTTCGGAATGTACGCATTGCCAACAGATCAGGCAGCCCTAAGTACGAACGTACTCGCAAATATATGGGATGGCTTAGTTAACACTTCCATTTATGCGTCAGCAAACAATTCGCCGATTCCACAATGGTTTACCATCGACCTTAAAGTACCCGTTGTACTGAGCCGTATGAAAGCTCATCAAAGGACTTCTCCATATACCTATACGGGTGCTAACGTGAAAGTCTTTGAACTGTATGGTTCCAATGCGCCTGCATTAGATGGGAGTTGGGCTTCCTGGACACTGATAGGTAAATTCGATTCATTTAAACCATCAGGGCCTGGAGTCCTGACCACGGAGGATCATAACTATGCATTTATCAATGGCGAAGATTTCGAAATGCCAGAGATTCCGCCTGCATATCGTTACCTGCGCTTCAAAACGCTGGAAACCTGGGGCGGAACAGGTCAGGTTACCATTGCTGAAGTTACTTTTTGGGGTAAATTATAA
- a CDS encoding DUF4998 domain-containing protein produces the protein MKTKIFLSIALTGACTFLACKKMDSTYARYVVPDGIIYPGKATAPSVKSGLNKVQLSWLRGSDPKVVKARIFWNNFTDSAELAIPADQPVIRYTVNNLAENFYSFTIKTYDKEGRVSVPVEVSGAALGDRYRSTLLNRVVSSSTFNLANTLSLQFEPVLPGSSIVKTEIEYTTTTGALKTVTVLPGTLALQLTDYQTETGYKLRTQHLEANVVDPFFSNDQLVDNFLLNKSEWKVIDFSSQNPDANNVSISANMIDGNPATRWVSLATTSRYPHHITVDFGALRTIKTVSLWRWVQATPDERGPNVVQYLGSTNNVTWTDLGTYNFDRLTNNEQIFTIPNLPKVRYLKVVAVSGPQTFVVLGEVDVTVK, from the coding sequence ATGAAGACCAAAATATTTTTATCAATTGCATTGACAGGTGCTTGCACATTTCTCGCCTGTAAAAAAATGGACAGCACCTATGCGCGGTACGTTGTGCCGGATGGGATCATTTACCCTGGTAAAGCCACTGCGCCCAGCGTTAAATCAGGGCTAAATAAGGTACAGCTTTCCTGGCTTCGGGGGTCAGACCCGAAGGTAGTCAAAGCGAGGATTTTCTGGAATAACTTTACAGATTCTGCAGAATTGGCCATCCCTGCAGACCAGCCGGTAATTCGTTATACCGTCAATAATCTCGCAGAAAATTTTTACAGTTTCACCATTAAGACTTACGACAAAGAAGGACGTGTTTCCGTTCCTGTAGAAGTTTCGGGAGCGGCCCTGGGAGACCGTTATCGTTCCACCTTACTAAACCGTGTAGTTAGCTCCTCTACTTTTAACCTCGCAAATACACTCTCGCTACAGTTTGAGCCGGTATTGCCTGGCAGTTCAATTGTAAAAACAGAAATTGAATATACCACAACCACCGGAGCATTGAAGACGGTGACCGTTCTGCCTGGCACTTTAGCTCTGCAGCTAACTGACTATCAAACGGAGACCGGTTATAAGCTGAGAACCCAGCATCTGGAAGCTAACGTAGTTGATCCTTTCTTCTCCAACGACCAGCTGGTTGATAATTTTTTACTCAACAAATCTGAATGGAAAGTGATTGATTTCTCTTCCCAAAATCCAGATGCCAATAATGTCAGCATCTCGGCAAACATGATTGACGGTAATCCGGCTACCCGATGGGTTTCACTGGCCACAACTTCAAGATATCCGCATCACATTACTGTGGATTTTGGTGCCTTAAGGACTATCAAAACGGTGAGCCTTTGGCGATGGGTGCAAGCTACACCTGATGAGCGTGGGCCTAATGTTGTGCAGTACCTGGGAAGTACAAATAACGTTACATGGACGGACCTGGGGACCTACAATTTTGACCGCTTAACCAATAATGAACAGATATTTACCATTCCTAATCTTCCAAAAGTACGCTACCTTAAAGTTGTGGCTGTAAGTGGGCCACAAACGTTCGTGGTTTTAGGGGAAGTAGATGTGACAGTAAAGTAA